Part of the Cyprinus carpio isolate SPL01 chromosome A12, ASM1834038v1, whole genome shotgun sequence genome, TGATCCATTGGTTGGCCGTAATACAGGGTGTTCCTCACCCGTCCGTGTACGTCCACGCAAGGGAACAGGTCAGGTATAGTTACTTGTGGGGAGGCTGTGGCGGTGGGTCTGTCACCTGGGAACCAGACTCTGTCGGGGCCCCAAGTGGCTTTTAGGAATGAAGGTCTGCGATGAAGCTTCCTTTTCCCTATCAAAGGTATGTCATCAAATGCGGAGTCGAGGTACGTTTTGACACAGGAATTACAAGCTGTGTCCGCTGCTACGAAAGGATTTTCGCTGAAGGATGAGGACAGGTGGTTTTCAGAAAAACTGTTTGCATCGTTATGACTTGTTGATTGGTCTTTATAATCGTGAAGCCCCCTCAGATCCATGGACTCCACCATGAGATTCTGGGGTCTCTTTTTTCGCCTGACGGCATCTGAGAAATCGCTGTGACAAGGCTTATGGTGTTCAGAGTAGATGTCTCTATATGGAACAAAGGAAGATCCAAGACGGGTTAGGTCGGATGGAGGATCATGCATGGCTAGATGAGGTGTGCTCAGACTGGATACTGGAAGCATACCATCATAGAGACCTCTAGTCCTGGCGGGAAGCGTGTAGCGAAGAGGAGTGGGCCGTGTTAAGACTGTGTGGTTTACCATTGGTGGTGGGCTAGTGGTTTTGATGTGTTGCGTGAAAGGTGGAGTTATGGAACGCTGCATGTGAGGTATGTGGTTTTGTGTGAGGTTAGTTATATAAGAGAAGTGACCAGGAACTTTTTCAGTTGTTGTCAACAGTGGGATACGTGCTGGCAGGCTGCCGCTGTGTCTGCTCCAGTTCTCAATGGTCTTGGTAGCATTATCCAATGAGTTTTCCACTTTGGCTGAGGAGACAATGTCCTTGGCTGTCTGCAGCATTTTCAGCATGTTGGCCTGGGCGTAATTGGCCGTGATATCTGGATTCTGTATGCTGGTAGATCTGCCAATATCTTCAACGCCATTAAAGCAGCTGTATACGCCCTGAAATGTAAAGCATCATAATGTCCAATGAACAGAGATTGTGGATTCCTATAgcgaaatgttattttttgggcATTTCATTGGATTCATTCATGTCATGGCAGTTTTTTCTCCATTATAATGACTAATAAACCAGATGATGTTTTTGTGCGAGACAAAGATCAgttcagtgtttcatgtcaaagtTTGATGTGCTTCCTTATGGTGAATTAATTGATGATTTTTGCTACAGTAATAATAagaggtttttattttaacttaatttaccTAAACATAACAATAGACTGCATTATGATTAGGGCCAGGTAAAAATATTTGaccaatgtaaaaatattttaccagTGTAGTCAAATTCTTAACACAAACAACTCTAATGAGTCCGTTCTTTTTATGACTAGTTCAAAAATACGAGTTTGAATCAATCTGAAACACTGCCGTACACAATTTGCAAGCATTCaaattcaagaaacatttctttttattatcaatgtttgatGAAATTAAAGTTCGAAAGagcagcatttatgtgaaatggaaatctttagtaacattataaatgtctttattgccacttttgatcaatttaatactataatactataaaaaaagtatctttattgaaaaaaaaaacaacaacttttgaatAGTTTTGCATGTAAGCAAAATGGACATATTGAAATATACTCAAATTAGCTCGAATGAAACCAAATCAAAATTGGAACTGAATAGAGGTGGATTCTGTATCGAAACCCAGCCCTAATTATCATTGCATTctctaattgtttaaaaaaaaaaaaaaaaaaaaacactgtattgaCATTTAAATTAGCAATGCAGTCTTACCCTGCTAATGGCCAGCAGGAAGTCTAAATGATCAGACTTGTGGACGGAGTGCCTCAGTTTCCAGTAAAGTAAATGTTCCCAAGCAAAGACCAGCAGGCTGAGACCCATAGCCACGAGCAACATGTAGAAAACACCTGCCATGTTGTCTATGTCTAGTTTGGAGCTCATGACCTCGTTTTTCTCATTCTGGCATATTCCAGACAGCCATACTGTCTCCAGTCTCTGTGTGTCCCCTGCATGAAAGAAAATTGGTTTAGGAACAATGccagaaacagcagcagtcaAAGACTACTCAACTATGACAGAAACAAGTGGATACTATAAGAACAACATATGtgctctgctccaaaacctagtaagcCTACCTGCCTGCCTAgacatcattttaaaacatcatttgtgTGCTCCCAATGTGAAGGCTACTTTTCTGAGCAATATTGCATGTACCCTTCAACGTGTAGGCCATTCCAGAATACATTGTGTCAGacatggacatttaaaaaaatcataataaataaaagaaaataaaattacaattaaattagaataaaaaataaatgcactatGCAGCAAGGCACTAGGATTTAGTTTCTACTGTTTAATGGAATCTTTAATATGCCTCTAGCTTGCATTTCATACATAACCTCTTATATTCCATACGTAACCTCTCAATTCTCAGCACAGTGAGTTTTTTACAGTAAGAGGGGAATGTGATAACTTCCATGCTGGGGCAGAGGATACTAAGTGTGGACCAGTTCCGGTCCCCCAAGTGCAATTTACCATCTCCCAGGAACTGGAGGAGGGCCAGGTCTATGGGGCGCTTCCAGCGGGAGTCTTTCTGCAGAGCAATGCCGTAGCCTGTGGTAGCAAACACCTTTCCACTACCAATGGTGACCAGCTTGCAGCCCTCGTCCTTGCCAGCCATATAATTAAGAACTGCTGCATCATATATGAAGGCGTCCAACTTCCTACACAGAGGACAGAAATTAGCCCAAGGCAAATGGCTTAATAATTACACGTAATTTTGTCAAGTAAATAATTAGCGCTTGTTAATACTCCTTTTTTTCCTTGACAAACAGTGAATGTTACATTATTTATGCTTGGCTGTTTCCCACCATTGTTTCACTGACCCTTAGATCTTTGCAACTCAAAAATATCTAACAAAATTGCTTCTAAATGATGCCTGTAATGACCAATGGAATAAATCTAATTTTCTTTGGCGCACCTTGAAATACCATGTAAATAGTACCAACATAGtacatagtttttttattattatttttttagcaatcAGAGCTCTttcacacaaccacacacacacacacacataaagtgttATTGCTGAAGCCCACCCTGTCTTAAGGCTGTTTAGAGCTTCCTCCACTCCCTTCTGGTTGTATTTTATCATGTGGGTGTGCATGTCAGGGTAATTGCTCCGAATATTTCTCTCTGTGCTGCCGTTTGGGACTGTCCCGAAGCGAAAAGGAGGATAATGTTCCTGGGGTTTttgaaactgaaacaaaaaggAATAGATGGGAATTCAATTGTTTAGCTGAGGCAGGTTGCGGCTTAACCTTAATGGTATACATCAACACAGATTACATGGACTTTACACAGAATTACCAACTGCCTGGTGGTAGTGACCTTGGAAAAGGATATCAAaagtactgtttgtttgtttgtttgtttgtttgtttttcttctcctcACTGATTCATGCATTTGGACATTTGGCAACAGCTTATTCATATTAATGCAAATGAACAAGGGATAAAGTAATTTGCTCTGAGTGACCATATTAAACAGTACCATTAGTTTTCCTGCAAAGCCTCTCAAATTCTTGGTCACAATGCATGAGGTTTAGAAGTCAGTTTTAAAGTCAGTATGTTCAAGAACACATCATCAATACACATTCTATaacactactatatatatatatatatatatatatatatatatatatatatatatatatatatatatatatatatatatcatctaatAGAACTGCTCCAAGCACTTGTGTTTGTAAATCTGTGAACGATTAATCTGTTGTTCTTCCCTAAGGTCCAATTTATTTCTCAGTTTCATAATTGTATGGATTTCTGTTGCTTATAGTGTTTTCTTatgaaaaaacaatgaacaaaaatgatAGTGATCCTGAGATTATTTTTGAGACATCAAGTGACAGGGAACACTGAAAGGTGCCAATTTACTGATTTTAATCAAGCTTTTGTCTTGATGCTGAATTTTCTTCATTCTTTGACAAAAATGAATTGCTTTGCTTATGAGCAATTTGAAAATTGCTTAGTCCCTGAATAAAAAGTTGACAAATTATCACAGTGACATTTCAGAtttggtttcattttaaaatcttgttgcATATTTAACATACCAAATATGCATACTGTGTGTGCAAGGCTTTTCCTTTCAATTTTCTATCAGAACATTTTTGCCATATATGctattacacaaacaaaacatatcaAAAGGTATCTAAATACAGCACCACTCTCATACAGCTCATTTTCAATTACATACAGCGTACCTTTTTGTCACTAAGTCCAGACACAGTGTCAATGTACTGCTCTTGGATCATGAAGGCAGCTAAATTGGCCGTGTAACTGGCGAGGAAGATGACAGCAAAAAAAGCCCAGACCAGGACCATAATCTTGCTGGTTGTGCCTTTGGGGTTTTCAATAggaacagagttattgaagacgaTTCCCCACAGGAGCCAGACAGACTTCCCAATGGTAAAGGTTGGACCCCCAGGGGCTGTAAGAGAGATACATtcatagcatatatatataaaataaaatgttattataataatttatataaatatgattaaattatatataatcaatagttttttttgaaatttttggaaagaaatgaatgcttttatgtAGCaagaatacaataaaacaaagaaatgctgttcttttgaactttctattcatcaaaaaatctaaataaaaatcacagattccacaaaaaagcaacacaacctattttttcaacattgattataagaaatatttcttgagcaccaaatcagcttattagaatgatttatataATACACACCTGTGTGTCCTATATAACAGAAGTTCTGTCTCTTTCAATTGAATTAGTCACAGATCAGTCCACATgggcaaactttcatttttagttcTACCTTGACATCAGTTCTTAATGTGGTTCTTGTGTCTCACACACAGCCACAGAAAAGCCAAGCAATCAATCAAAGTCAAATTAGCAAAGCGACAAACGTTAATTAAACCTCCGAAAAATGACCTTTTACACTAGGAGACAAGTACACATCCTGTCAACTCGGTTTATGTGGATTGATTAGGCTGCTTCCACAACTATGCTTCCTCTCCCAGAGCTTTGTGCCTGATAGagagaatactttttgaaaaACCAAGGCTGACCTTTGGCACTGACAAGGCTCCGGTTGTACCCAACAGGGCTGAAGTACTCAAACACGAACACGGTGACTGCCACAACAGTCAGGCACATTACAAACATCATAACCCACACGGCTGGACTGTAAGGCTCtgcaagacagagagaaagacacattTCGGCTCACAGAAGTgctcataaaaatacaaaaatgatctGATTAGCTGACTAAGATCTTGTACATAACTTATAACTTGTTTATGTTTGTGATGTAAATGCTGTGCTGTTAgcataaataatgaacaaattagCAGTTGAGCAGAGTCAAAATGCCTTTCTTTGTGTGCAGAGTTTGCGATTCAGTAGAAAATTTTATCCCTGTCTAGGATTTATTCtcgatttaattaaaaatgttaatctaATCACATTCTAATCAAAACCACCACCGGTAGGAAATATTTTACACTGCATGCAAGCATCTCTCATAGTCTTTGTGAGGGAGGCTTTGGGAAAAGATGGGTTATGATGACTGCTCACCCAGGAAGGCAGAAGGTGAGACTGTTCCATTGCTTCTGGCCACCATAACACTAATCCCAGTCTCCACGAATGGCACTGAAAAGTCAACAATCTCTGATCGCTCCTCATTGATGGTAAGAGAGCCAATTGCCATATCTGCACGCTTGTAGAAGACCTTGAACAAGGAGAAAGTGAGTGAAAACTTTAGGCAGTCATCAGTGGCATAccaaaattacaattacaatgacTCTGCCGTGGCCTTATGGGACAGTATAGTGTCCTGTGAATGAGCACTTCAGAATTTCAGTGGAAAGAGTAGGTCACATAGGTATGTTTTTCAAATtgcatatttatacataatactCATTTGACATGATGCTTTTCACATGCTATAATAAGGCATATTTGGGCATAAAGAATCCATGCAGCATTAAAACCAAGTAAAAACAATGTACCATATATTAGCCAATTTGGAGTAAATAcaaatttcaaatgtttggggtcagtaaattatttatttatttttaaagtaatacttttattcaacaagtatTCATTAAACTGAtgcaaagtgacagtaaagactttcacattattacaaaaattGGTAACATTTAGTTTGGGGagcaattctcattattaactaattgcttagcatgcatattactaggatgtttatatgtttattagtacttataaagtacatattaatgCCCTATTCTCTTTGACCATTTTCTACATCACTAAATCCTACtaaatacctaaacttaacgaCTACCTGCAAACTATTAATACACAGTAATTAGCAGTTTATTGAAGcaaacatatatacattatttcaaatgaaacatatatatttcaatgaatgctgttcttttgaactttctattgataaaaatgaagactgaaaactggagtaatggctgctgccatcacaagaatacattaaatgttacagtaataaaatagatattttcttttttttctttttttataatttaaattgtcaCAATATGTTTTTACTGTGCATTTGATCAAACAgattcagccttgatgagaataaaagacttatttcaaaaacaaacaaacaaacaaacaaacaaacaaaacctttgCATGTTagtgaatatatgtgtgtgtgtgtgtgtgtgtgtgtaagtaaacTAGCTCAAAACAGAGTGAAGAAGACCTCTGCACTGTACGGGTGTCTTGTACATCAGTGTAAGCCATGTCAATACCCACTATAAACATGACGTACTACTGAACGTTTTTGTGGATATCACAATTAAGACTATTGCTATTATAGCCACTGGTTTCCAGATTCCAATTTCTTCAAGGAATagaaatggacaaaaaacactgtcATCACACAACTTGTAACATCGCAAATCAGTCTGACAGATTTGTTTTGCCATCACCCACAATTAGCCTCATAAATGAAAATTCCTTATATCACACTCATGTCAGTCCGGAATTACTATCTAGCTattatataatcattatttttctcatttaatgaTCTATTTCTCTCGCTGTGTGAAAAGCATTTAAGCCTTGTATGTAGGGCGAGGGTTTGCTATCTTTAAACTCATCAGCGTGTGAGCAGATGCAGGTGATGAGAACCGATGAAGTGATCAGCAGCTGTGGAAGACACTTAACCACCGGATTAAGTGACGCTACACACAGCAGGAGGTCACAGGATGAAATGTGTCATGATCGCATTTTAAAGCCAGTTATGCTCCATGAATGCCCTTAACAGCTTTAGCTGCAATAATTGGAGGATTCAGGAGATCTGttaaatacagaaagaaaacgGGGTGTGAGTAATGTTAGGGAAAGCGTGTTGACACTGTCATAGGAAGCTGATTAATTTTTTCGTATCACGCTGTAaacggttttatttttatattctcagATGTTAATTTAGCTCATTTCCCATGAGCTCTGAACTGTTGACATGTTTGAAGTGTGAATGCGTttatgtgagaaagagagagagagaaaatgtgcCATTTCATACCTCTCCAATCATCCCATTCCAGACACCACGGACCATCTTGCCATGTTTCCCATTGGTGACCAGATAAAGGTCGTATGAAAACTTGATGGTGCGTGAGAGCTTCTTTAGGATGTCTATGCAGAAACCTTTGCAGCAGAGTTTGGTGTAAGGCTCAGTGTGTCCTGTTACActacataaagaaataaatgtaaccatttattacacttttttaaaaaacaattaagttaaatgaatagtttacataaaaatgtaaaattgctcCAAGCATTCTAAAGCCAAATAAGATGCTTATTTGAGTcaaaaaattgcacatttttattagtGTCCTTTTTAAAGCTTGAACACTTCAGTCCATGTTCCTTGTAACTTTGTTCTTTGTTTTAGGTGACTATTCCTTTAACCCAATCGGAACCACAGTTAAAAGGTTAGGTTTCATGTGTGTCTATTGAAC contains:
- the LOC109100002 gene encoding glutamate receptor ionotropic, NMDA 2C-like, with translation MANPQGCWGPSLQLLLFFHLLLDVVPSCQGRPFFGPPSVNVAVVFSGLAHHSEIKGRLSPENFLDMPLEVNPITVLVNDTNPRALLTRLCQTMAAESLHGVVFEDDVDSESVAQILDFISSQTSIPIIGISGGSAVVIPHKAEGSTFLQMGASIEQQINAMFKVMEEYNWGNFVVITSLYPGYENFVDYIRSFTDTSYFLWELQDVLSFEMSVGANDIRTRRLLQQVDSQVYLVYSSHEEAQYLFRMASDVGLLGPGYIWVIPSLAVGNPEVSPPDSFPVGVISIITDRWRKTLRQRVREGVSVIVKGVHSFHKYRGFIPEGHSDCNSPVKSYTNNSLFRHMLNVSWEHKDLSFNADGYLTNPSMVIIALDRERHWDKVGSYEGGILQMRYPVWPRYGSFLEPVSDNRHLTVATLEERPFVIVESVDPATGTCVRNTVPCRRQSNRTESVTGHTEPYTKLCCKGFCIDILKKLSRTIKFSYDLYLVTNGKHGKMVRGVWNGMIGEVFYKRADMAIGSLTINEERSEIVDFSVPFVETGISVMVARSNGTVSPSAFLEPYSPAVWVMMFVMCLTVVAVTVFVFEYFSPVGYNRSLVSAKAPGGPTFTIGKSVWLLWGIVFNNSVPIENPKGTTSKIMVLVWAFFAVIFLASYTANLAAFMIQEQYIDTVSGLSDKKFQKPQEHYPPFRFGTVPNGSTERNIRSNYPDMHTHMIKYNQKGVEEALNSLKTGKLDAFIYDAAVLNYMAGKDEGCKLVTIGSGKVFATTGYGIALQKDSRWKRPIDLALLQFLGDGDTQRLETVWLSGICQNEKNEVMSSKLDIDNMAGVFYMLLVAMGLSLLVFAWEHLLYWKLRHSVHKSDHLDFLLAISRGVYSCFNGVEDIGRSTSIQNPDITANYAQANMLKMLQTAKDIVSSAKVENSLDNATKTIENWSRHSGSLPARIPLLTTTEKVPGHFSYITNLTQNHIPHMQRSITPPFTQHIKTTSPPPMVNHTVLTRPTPLRYTLPARTRGLYDGMLPVSSLSTPHLAMHDPPSDLTRLGSSFVPYRDIYSEHHKPCHSDFSDAVRRKKRPQNLMVESMDLRGLHDYKDQSTSHNDANSFSENHLSSSFSENPFVAADTACNSCVKTYLDSAFDDIPLIGKRKLHRRPSFLKATWGPDRVWFPGDRPTATASPQVTIPDLFPCVDVHGRVRNTLYYGQPMDHNYLHAFRRNSRKSQKFRHSQSTRLPSYKEAIFHNMAAVRRASSLVHRAYSYPELPVYQSPLSYEPAELCNIFPCMGHPSDSVYGGYRAPTHLHDDHLGPVPGSRLVHSSPVVPMTWGRISSLESEV